The sequence CTTTGTGTACTTCACCGACCACGACGCTGCCGATAAGGCGGTTGTGGTGAAATTCCACACCGTGAATGGACACAAAGTCGAGGTGAAGAAAGCCCTGACGAAGCAGGAGATGCAGGCGGCGAACAGGAACTCCATGGCGCCGAGAGGCCGACCGGGCCGTGGCATGAGGGGGAATCAAAATGGCTACGGTGGCAGAGACTACGGCGGAAACTACAACTACGGAAATGGCGGAGGCTACAACTGTGGCGGCTATGGAGGGTACGGAGGACCCTATGGGGGTGGCTACGGAGACCAGGGAAGTGGGTACGGCGGCGGAAACGGCTACAACGAGTTCGGCAGCGGCTATGGCCAGCATTCCTCTGGTTATGGCCCGATGAAAGGGCCGTCCTACAGCGGGCCCAGGAGCTCCGCACCCTACGCCAGAGGCGGCGGTGGAGGCTACCCGAGGGGGGGCTACGGCGGTGGCTATTAAGTGAGAGACAATGGAAAATCGACCACCCCACCCCCTACCATATGTTACCTCCAGTCAGGATTTGGACGTCAAAACTCAAATTCAGTAACGGGGCTTCTGCCGTGAAACCCACCCATGGCAGAAATGGACACAGAGCCCTAAACATAATGAAGACCTCAAACCAAACAGGTAGGAAGGTCACTTCCCAGAAAAACCTGATATAAACGAGCAGCCGTTGTTGCCGTCAACTAGGACACATTGACGTAAAGAATAAAACTTACTCTGATCCCTTTTTACTATGTACTCACGCTGTTCTGCGTGTAGGTGTCGTctatagttcttttttttttttttatttgcggTCACCAGTTGTTTTTGAAATTTCGATGTAGGATTGTTTTGCTGGCAAGTTC is a genomic window of Sphaeramia orbicularis chromosome 10, fSphaOr1.1, whole genome shotgun sequence containing:
- the LOC115427142 gene encoding heterogeneous nuclear ribonucleoprotein A0-like translates to MSDQLCKLFVGGLNVDTDDDGLRKHFEQYGKLTDCVVVVNKQVQRSRCFGFVTYSSPEEADAAMAARPHTVDGNTVELKRAVAREDANKPEALAKVKKIFVGGLKDDIEEEHLTDYFSQYGQIEKAEVISEKETGKKRGFGFVYFTDHDAADKAVVVKFHTVNGHKVEVKKALTKQEMQAANRNSMAPRGRPGRGMRGNQNGYGGRDYGGNYNYGNGGGYNCGGYGGYGGPYGGGYGDQGSGYGGGNGYNEFGSGYGQHSSGYGPMKGPSYSGPRSSAPYARGGGGGYPRGGYGGGY